One Dreissena polymorpha isolate Duluth1 chromosome 9, UMN_Dpol_1.0, whole genome shotgun sequence genomic window carries:
- the LOC127844732 gene encoding angiopoietin-4-like isoform X2, with protein sequence MFVVYVLGLGCLLANFGQCEITWENSYNRLSFRLDDNVFDIKSKQNSMMKQFQDLMSMMTATNQKLASFEKRLSELADCSAKPVTFDDKSFHIETYVKEVIEAEVGRLTHLLRRGLEQEKAATMTRFESFRKNQEQSLSRIVDLDTRLNETQVNVSNLEHEVIDTVNYTSILFGSVKMLENTQFAMIGNEDKTRALVSVIEEEVKYAQRGTNTLQSQVQTLVGIQSDLQSKTKAIEEKVDTTRDDISLLQRIVSVDGQWGTWTAWSLCTWSHCTQTRTRACNNPQPLLFGRDCPGLTTQTQECNKSSCGGKDCTELLRRGAPKLSGVYTIITPVTHTKVFQKRFNGSEDFYRNFSDYEAGFGSVYAEYWLGLKYIHEITSRGSYQLRVDIVSSSGSKGYDVYEGFSLQPGTNYTLNLGSGVRSNGLRMIMTLTVRDWPAVQQYIKGAGGIMTAREKSILMDFTYQDKMMTCP encoded by the exons atgtTTGTCGTTTATGTTCTTGGATTGGGTTGTTTGCTAGCAAATTTCGGACAGTGTGAAATAACATGGGAAAATTCGTACAACCGGCTGTCTTTTCGACTTGACGATAACGTCTTTGATATAAAGTCCAAACAGAATTCAATGATGAAACAGTTCCAGGATCTCATGTCAATGATGACTGCGACAAATCAGAAGTTGGCCTCCTTTGAAAAAAGGCTCAGTGAGTTGGCTGATTGCAGTGCGAAGCCGGTCACCTTCGATGACAAATCCTTTCATATCGAGACTTACGTGAAAGAAGTCATTGAGGCGGAAGTAGGGCGACTGACGCATCTGTTGAGACGAGGTCTGGAGCAGGAAAAGGCGGCAACGATGACACGATTTGAATCATTTCGGAAGAATCAAGAGCAAAGCCTGTCGCGGATAGTTGATCTGGATACGCGATTGAATGAAACGCAAGTTAATGTATCAAATCTAGAACATGAGGTGATTGATACGGTTAATTACACAAGTATCTTGTTTGGAagtgtcaaaatgcttgaaaatacGCAGTTTGCGATGATAGGGAATGAAGACAAAACGAGAGCGCTGGTATCGGTCATTGAAGAGGAAGTTAAGTATGCGCAGAGAGGCACCAATACACTCCAGTCTCAGGTTCAAACCCTTGTGGGAATACAATCGGATCTTCAGTCCAAGACAAAGGCTATCGAAGAAAAGGTCGATACGACACGAGATGATATATCTCTGCTTCAACGTATCGTATCAg TTGACGGACAGTGGGGTACATGGACTGCATGGTCTCTTTGCACATGGTCTCACTGCACCCAGACACGGACTCGAGCTTGCAACAATCCACAACCGCTACTTTTCGGGAGAGATTGCCCCGGTCTTACGACACAAACGCAAGAATGTAACAAATCTTCATGTGGAG GGAAAGATTGCACCGAGCTTCTAAGAAGAGGTGCCCCAAAGCTAAGTGGTGTGTACACCATCATCACCCCTGTCACTCACACCAAG GTATTTCAAAAGCGGTTCAATGGCAGTGAGGATTTTTATCGGAACTTCAGTGACTATGAAGCCGGCTTTGGGTCTGTTTACGCAGAATACTGGCTGG GTCTTAAATACATTCACGAGATAACATCACGTGGTTCCTACCAACTCCGTGTGGACATTGTAAGTTCGAGCGGAAGCAAGGGATACGATGTGTACGAGGGCTTTAGTCTTCAGCCTGGAACAAACTACACACTGAACCTTGGGTCAGGAGTACGGTCCAATGGTC TACGCATGATCATGACGTTGACCGTGCGAGATTGGCCAGCTGTGCAGCAATATATAAAGGGGGCTGGTGGTATAATGACTGCAAGGGAAAAATCAATCCTAATGGACTTTACCTACCAGGACAAAATGATGACATGTCCATGA
- the LOC127844732 gene encoding angiopoietin-2-like isoform X1, giving the protein MFVVYVLGLGCLLANFGQCEITWENSYNRLSFRLDDNVFDIKSKQNSMMKQFQDLMSMMTATNQKLASFEKRLSELADCSAKPVTFDDKSFHIETYVKEVIEAEVGRLTHLLRRGLEQEKAATMTRFESFRKNQEQSLSRIVDLDTRLNETQVNVSNLEHEVIDTVNYTSILFGSVKMLENTQFAMIGNEDKTRALVSVIEEEVKYAQRGTNTLQSQVQTLVGIQSDLQSKTKAIEEKVDTTRDDISLLQRIVSVDGQWGTWTAWSLCTWSHCTQTRTRACNNPQPLLFGRDCPGLTTQTQECNKSSCGGKDCTELLRRGAPKLSGVYTIITPVTHTKVQVFCDMQTDGGGWTVFQKRFNGSEDFYRNFSDYEAGFGSVYAEYWLGLKYIHEITSRGSYQLRVDIVSSSGSKGYDVYEGFSLQPGTNYTLNLGSGVRSNGLRMIMTLTVRDWPAVQQYIKGAGGIMTAREKSILMDFTYQDKMMTCP; this is encoded by the exons atgtTTGTCGTTTATGTTCTTGGATTGGGTTGTTTGCTAGCAAATTTCGGACAGTGTGAAATAACATGGGAAAATTCGTACAACCGGCTGTCTTTTCGACTTGACGATAACGTCTTTGATATAAAGTCCAAACAGAATTCAATGATGAAACAGTTCCAGGATCTCATGTCAATGATGACTGCGACAAATCAGAAGTTGGCCTCCTTTGAAAAAAGGCTCAGTGAGTTGGCTGATTGCAGTGCGAAGCCGGTCACCTTCGATGACAAATCCTTTCATATCGAGACTTACGTGAAAGAAGTCATTGAGGCGGAAGTAGGGCGACTGACGCATCTGTTGAGACGAGGTCTGGAGCAGGAAAAGGCGGCAACGATGACACGATTTGAATCATTTCGGAAGAATCAAGAGCAAAGCCTGTCGCGGATAGTTGATCTGGATACGCGATTGAATGAAACGCAAGTTAATGTATCAAATCTAGAACATGAGGTGATTGATACGGTTAATTACACAAGTATCTTGTTTGGAagtgtcaaaatgcttgaaaatacGCAGTTTGCGATGATAGGGAATGAAGACAAAACGAGAGCGCTGGTATCGGTCATTGAAGAGGAAGTTAAGTATGCGCAGAGAGGCACCAATACACTCCAGTCTCAGGTTCAAACCCTTGTGGGAATACAATCGGATCTTCAGTCCAAGACAAAGGCTATCGAAGAAAAGGTCGATACGACACGAGATGATATATCTCTGCTTCAACGTATCGTATCAg TTGACGGACAGTGGGGTACATGGACTGCATGGTCTCTTTGCACATGGTCTCACTGCACCCAGACACGGACTCGAGCTTGCAACAATCCACAACCGCTACTTTTCGGGAGAGATTGCCCCGGTCTTACGACACAAACGCAAGAATGTAACAAATCTTCATGTGGAG GGAAAGATTGCACCGAGCTTCTAAGAAGAGGTGCCCCAAAGCTAAGTGGTGTGTACACCATCATCACCCCTGTCACTCACACCAAGGTACAGGTGTTCTGTGACATGCAGACAGATGGTGGAGGCTGGACG GTATTTCAAAAGCGGTTCAATGGCAGTGAGGATTTTTATCGGAACTTCAGTGACTATGAAGCCGGCTTTGGGTCTGTTTACGCAGAATACTGGCTGG GTCTTAAATACATTCACGAGATAACATCACGTGGTTCCTACCAACTCCGTGTGGACATTGTAAGTTCGAGCGGAAGCAAGGGATACGATGTGTACGAGGGCTTTAGTCTTCAGCCTGGAACAAACTACACACTGAACCTTGGGTCAGGAGTACGGTCCAATGGTC TACGCATGATCATGACGTTGACCGTGCGAGATTGGCCAGCTGTGCAGCAATATATAAAGGGGGCTGGTGGTATAATGACTGCAAGGGAAAAATCAATCCTAATGGACTTTACCTACCAGGACAAAATGATGACATGTCCATGA